A region from the Synergistaceae bacterium genome encodes:
- a CDS encoding methylmalonyl-CoA carboxyltransferase has product MRDKIETLSTLKAKLTAGGGEKKVAKQHSLGKMTARERIAALFDEGSFVEIDTFVEQRCVYFGMDKMEIPGEGVITGYGTVNNRLVYVFAQDFTVIGGTLGEMHASKVCKILDLAIKVGAPVVGINDSGGARIQEAVDAMRGYGDIFYRNTIASGVVPQLSIIMGPCAGGATYSPALTDFIFMVDKISNMFITGPQVIKAVTGEDVTVETLGGSMTHNAVSGVAHFVCPNEITCLAGVRKLLGFLPSSNRELPPLLECSDSCDRLCSELDTILPDSSNRTYNMKSVIISVVDYHDFFEVQPYYAQNIITGFARVGGQAVGIIASQPQVMAGCIDINASDKSSRFISICDSFNVPLLSFVDVPGFMPGTNQEYGGIIRHGAKLLYAYSEATVPKVTVIVRKAYGGAYIAMCSRHLGADMVLAWPTAEIAVMGAEGAANIIFKKEIESAENPDALRKAKIDEYTAEFSNPYQAAKRGYIDDVINPSETRKRVASALRMLMAKCESRPAKKHGNFPV; this is encoded by the coding sequence GTGCGGGATAAAATAGAAACCCTTTCGACGCTGAAGGCCAAACTCACCGCCGGCGGTGGAGAAAAGAAGGTGGCAAAACAACATTCTCTCGGAAAAATGACGGCGCGGGAACGAATCGCGGCGTTGTTTGACGAAGGGAGTTTTGTGGAAATCGATACATTCGTGGAGCAGAGATGTGTTTATTTCGGCATGGATAAAATGGAGATTCCCGGAGAAGGAGTCATCACGGGTTACGGCACCGTTAATAACCGCCTGGTCTACGTTTTCGCGCAGGACTTCACGGTCATTGGGGGTACATTGGGAGAAATGCACGCGAGCAAGGTCTGCAAAATCCTCGACCTCGCGATAAAGGTTGGCGCTCCGGTGGTGGGTATCAACGATTCGGGAGGAGCCCGCATTCAAGAGGCAGTCGACGCGATGCGAGGGTACGGAGATATCTTTTACCGCAATACTATCGCGTCGGGCGTGGTGCCTCAGCTTTCGATCATCATGGGGCCCTGCGCGGGAGGGGCGACCTATTCCCCCGCGCTGACTGATTTCATTTTCATGGTGGACAAAATTTCAAATATGTTCATCACCGGCCCTCAGGTGATCAAAGCCGTCACCGGAGAAGACGTGACGGTGGAAACCCTTGGCGGGTCAATGACCCACAATGCTGTTTCAGGAGTGGCGCATTTTGTCTGTCCAAACGAGATAACGTGTCTGGCTGGAGTGCGTAAATTGCTCGGATTTCTTCCCTCAAGCAACAGAGAGCTTCCGCCGCTTCTCGAATGTTCGGACTCCTGCGACCGCCTTTGCTCCGAACTCGACACGATCCTTCCAGACTCCTCGAACCGGACGTATAATATGAAAAGCGTCATTATATCAGTGGTAGATTATCATGATTTCTTTGAAGTCCAACCCTATTACGCGCAAAATATCATTACCGGTTTCGCTCGTGTCGGTGGACAGGCGGTGGGTATCATCGCCAGTCAGCCGCAGGTCATGGCGGGGTGCATAGACATCAATGCCTCCGACAAATCTAGTCGTTTTATATCGATTTGCGACAGTTTCAACGTGCCTCTGCTGAGTTTTGTCGATGTTCCGGGCTTCATGCCGGGAACTAACCAGGAATATGGTGGCATCATCCGTCACGGAGCCAAGCTGCTTTACGCCTATTCCGAGGCGACCGTGCCCAAGGTGACCGTTATCGTTCGCAAGGCATACGGCGGAGCCTACATCGCGATGTGCTCGCGGCATTTGGGGGCAGATATGGTGTTGGCTTGGCCAACCGCTGAAATTGCGGTGATGGGGGCCGAGGGAGCGGCCAATATCATTTTCAAGAAAGAGATCGAATCGGCGGAAAATCCCGACGCGCTGCGAAAAGCCAAAATCGACGAGTACACCGCGGAGTTTTCCAACCCTTATCAAGCCGCCAAGCGCGGTTACATCGACGATGTCATCAATCCTTCCGAGACCCGAAAACGTGTCGCTTCGGCACTGAGAATGCTCATGGCAAAATGCGAGAGCCGCCCCGCCAAAAAGCACGGTAATTTCCCTGTCTGA
- a CDS encoding Rpn family recombination-promoting nuclease/putative transposase, translating into MREIMETDQDPLLRLTDAERDEMFRLLEEGKLPYAVDRQDDRFFKFLLGRRVRVPLLMDLLNCIFVSVEHPRIVSLTIENSELPPSGQELKLSRLDIHATDENGRKQIIELQRRKHSSFVEREIFYWAQDFSGQLEKGGRYSDLKPTISISLTGFNLFSKDSQAIWDFMLMNPKTGKILSRHEVLAFVELPKFETILENLLKKVKADEPLTEKDRLGVWGAYFADTDMGVEIMQTMAVKDPIFQELRRTEQEYWQRPEARYFRLRERLAEMDKMAEIDDAKAEGKAEGKAEGRAEGKAEGEVIGEARGEYNKAIAIAKRMLHKGTPPEIVAENVELSLEVVRSLR; encoded by the coding sequence ATGAGAGAGATAATGGAAACGGACCAGGACCCTTTGCTGCGGCTTACCGACGCCGAGCGGGATGAGATGTTTCGTCTTTTGGAAGAGGGAAAACTTCCCTATGCAGTAGACAGGCAGGATGACAGATTTTTCAAATTTCTGCTGGGTCGTCGGGTACGCGTGCCGTTGCTGATGGATCTGCTCAACTGCATCTTTGTCTCTGTGGAGCATCCACGGATTGTGTCTCTTACCATTGAGAACTCGGAGCTCCCGCCAAGCGGCCAAGAACTTAAGCTGTCGCGCCTGGATATTCACGCGACAGACGAGAATGGGCGCAAACAAATTATTGAGCTGCAAAGGCGGAAACACTCTTCTTTCGTCGAGCGTGAGATCTTCTATTGGGCACAAGATTTCAGCGGGCAGCTCGAAAAAGGTGGGAGGTACTCCGACCTGAAACCGACGATATCGATCTCGTTGACGGGGTTTAACCTTTTCAGCAAGGACTCGCAAGCGATATGGGATTTTATGCTGATGAACCCCAAAACCGGAAAAATATTGTCACGGCATGAAGTTCTTGCATTTGTGGAGCTTCCGAAATTCGAGACGATACTGGAAAATCTTCTAAAGAAAGTGAAAGCTGATGAACCTTTAACGGAAAAGGACCGACTTGGAGTGTGGGGTGCGTATTTCGCAGACACGGATATGGGGGTGGAAATCATGCAGACGATGGCGGTAAAGGATCCAATTTTTCAGGAGTTGCGACGCACAGAGCAAGAGTATTGGCAAAGACCGGAAGCACGATATTTTCGGCTGAGGGAGCGTCTGGCTGAGATGGACAAAATGGCCGAAATCGACGATGCCAAAGCGGAAGGCAAAGCAGAAGGCAAAGCAGAAGGCAGAGCAGAAGGCAAAGCAGAAGGCGAAGTAATAGGTGAAGCAAGAGGCGAATACAACAAGGCTATTGCAATAGCAAAAAGAATGCTACATAAGGGAACGCCTCCCGAAATTGTCGCGGAGAATGTCGAACTCTCCCTTGAGGTAGTTCGGTCGTTGCGTTGA
- a CDS encoding anthranilate synthase component I family protein, giving the protein MELFADIKTPVEVFRTLKDRGREAYILESAASGESWGRYTFLGSAPVLEVSGREGRVIVKYRGVEDILPGDAHSALKEFVGSYRSPRIAYMPPFTGGFVGYFAYEYIRHTEPTLKLTDSDSVGFDDFRLMLFDRVIAFDNFRQKIILTVNIPTNELEKSYIDGVAALKDMENLVKSNISERVQESSASARFTTSFTKEAFCAAVEKAKHHIHEGDIFQCVPSIRFKSPYSGDLLQPYRILRTTNPSAYMFNVCFSDMEVAGASPETLVSLKNGVISTYPLAGTCRRTDDDEETKTLIEALTHDEKELAEHDMLVDLGRNDLGKICRFGSVRVDEYRSVKKLSHVCHIASRVTGELKEGYEALDVMAAVLPAGTLSGAPKKRACEIIDDIEEERRGVYGGALGYIDFAGNMDLCIGIRMAVLKDGFVYVQAGAGVVADSVPEREYEECLRKAKAMMEAIREAMKGGSGYDSADRQLRQLYL; this is encoded by the coding sequence ATGGAGCTTTTCGCGGACATCAAGACTCCGGTCGAGGTGTTCAGGACGCTCAAGGACAGGGGGCGTGAGGCCTACATCCTGGAGAGCGCGGCGAGCGGTGAGAGCTGGGGGCGCTACACGTTTCTGGGGAGTGCTCCGGTGCTGGAGGTATCGGGCAGGGAGGGCCGCGTGATCGTTAAATACCGCGGGGTCGAGGATATTCTTCCCGGAGACGCGCATTCGGCGCTCAAGGAGTTCGTCGGTTCGTACAGAAGCCCCCGCATCGCCTACATGCCGCCCTTTACCGGGGGATTCGTCGGATATTTCGCGTATGAGTACATCAGGCACACCGAGCCGACGCTCAAATTGACGGATTCGGATTCCGTGGGGTTCGACGATTTTCGCCTCATGCTCTTCGACCGAGTTATAGCGTTCGACAACTTCCGCCAGAAGATCATCCTCACCGTCAATATCCCGACGAACGAGCTTGAAAAGAGCTATATCGACGGTGTGGCCGCGCTGAAGGACATGGAGAACCTCGTCAAGTCGAACATCTCGGAACGCGTTCAGGAGAGTTCCGCATCGGCTCGCTTCACCACGTCATTCACCAAGGAGGCGTTTTGCGCCGCGGTGGAAAAGGCCAAACACCACATCCACGAGGGCGATATTTTCCAGTGCGTTCCCTCCATCCGCTTCAAGTCCCCTTACAGCGGCGACTTGCTTCAGCCCTATAGGATACTGAGGACGACGAATCCGTCGGCGTACATGTTCAACGTCTGTTTCAGCGACATGGAGGTCGCCGGAGCGTCTCCGGAGACGCTTGTGTCGCTGAAGAACGGCGTGATCAGCACGTACCCCCTCGCCGGGACATGCCGCCGCACCGACGACGACGAGGAAACCAAGACGCTCATCGAGGCGCTGACGCACGACGAGAAAGAGCTTGCCGAACATGACATGCTCGTGGACCTCGGACGTAACGATTTGGGCAAGATATGCCGCTTCGGAAGCGTGAGGGTTGACGAGTATCGGAGCGTAAAGAAGCTCAGTCACGTCTGTCACATAGCCTCAAGGGTGACGGGGGAGCTGAAGGAGGGGTACGAGGCCCTGGATGTGATGGCCGCGGTACTTCCCGCCGGAACTCTGTCGGGCGCGCCGAAGAAACGCGCCTGCGAGATAATCGACGACATCGAGGAGGAACGCCGCGGTGTCTATGGCGGAGCGCTAGGATACATTGATTTCGCTGGAAACATGGACTTGTGCATCGGCATCAGGATGGCGGTGCTGAAGGATGGATTTGTCTACGTCCAGGCCGGCGCGGGCGTTGTGGCGGACAGCGTGCCCGAACGGGAGTATGAGGAATGTCTGCGCAAAGCCAAGGCCATGATGGAAGCTATCAGAGAGGCCATGAAGGGAGGGTCGGGATATGATTCTGCTGATAGACAACTACGACAGCTTTACCTATAA
- a CDS encoding aminodeoxychorismate/anthranilate synthase component II: MILLIDNYDSFTYNLYQLAGMINPDIMTVKNDERTVDEIARLAPSHIIISPGPGRPHDAGVCEDVITRFAAAIPILGVCLGHQAICEAFGAEITYASRLVHGKASAVRVDESATIFRGLPPVIKAARYHSLVARRDTIPNELAVIAEDEFGEVMGVRHRIHGVYGVQFHPESILTQNGDVIMKNFLLIGCR, translated from the coding sequence ATGATTCTGCTGATAGACAACTACGACAGCTTTACCTATAACCTGTACCAGCTCGCCGGGATGATCAACCCGGACATCATGACGGTCAAGAACGACGAACGGACCGTCGATGAAATTGCTCGTCTTGCTCCAAGCCACATTATTATCTCGCCCGGTCCCGGTAGGCCGCACGACGCCGGTGTATGCGAGGACGTGATCACGCGATTCGCCGCCGCCATACCGATACTGGGGGTATGCCTTGGCCACCAGGCCATATGCGAGGCGTTTGGCGCGGAAATAACGTATGCTTCTCGTTTGGTGCACGGAAAAGCAAGCGCTGTGCGAGTCGACGAGAGCGCGACGATATTCCGAGGCCTCCCCCCGGTGATAAAGGCTGCTCGCTACCACTCCCTCGTTGCCCGCAGGGATACGATTCCGAACGAGCTGGCGGTCATCGCCGAGGACGAGTTCGGGGAGGTGATGGGCGTCAGGCACCGGATCCACGGTGTATACGGCGTGCAGTTCCACCCGGAGTCCATCTTGACCCAAAACGGCGACGTGATCATGAAGAACTTCCTATTGATCGGATGCCGGTAA
- a CDS encoding hydratase, which translates to MIKLYDTGVYVVNGSDILPEREIEKSQSALDGVDKDEVNGVVFNREEAKKGTITYSILVTHNKGDKENGKNEKNEKNLEIGFDSLTSHDITYVGIIQTARASGMEQFPLPFVMTNCHNSLCAVGGTINQDDHMFALSAAQKYGGIYVPPHLAIIHSYNREMMAGCGKMILGSDSHTRYGALGTMGVGEGGGELAKQLLGKTYDLPYPEVVGVFLTGKPRRGVGPHDVALSLIKAVFENGYVKNKVMEFLGDGVANLSVDYRNGIDVMTTETTCWSSIWKTDDKVCEYLTAHGREEDYKELAPRGVAYYDGMIHVDLSEIEPCIAMPFHPSNVYTIRELQKHAPEILAEAEENGAKILGISTLDFKLRGKFKNGGIFVDQAIVAGCSGGIYENVMAVVDTLGDASIGNGAFSMSLYPDSQPSYVELSRNGAIAKLMSAGVIVRSAFCGPCFGAGDTPANGEFSIRHTTRNFPNREGSKPGEGQIASVALMDARSIAATAMNGGRLTAADELETRYGRHSFFFDRNVYMKRVYDGTGKPLPDSPLVFGPNIKDWPKISSLADDLLVKIASYITDPVTTTDELIPSGETSSYRSNPLRLAEFTLSRKDAGYVERAKNARAMEETRDKGANSAEFIEICRKIMAIPGCQGVDPKRMSIGSAIYANKPGDGSAREQAASCQRVLGASANLAKEYATKRYRSNLINWGIIPFLTEDATRFKLGDYLIFPGIKKALTEKSDDIKAYVIGEKIVRIHLTIGNLTDVERQILIDGCLINYYRNS; encoded by the coding sequence ATGATAAAACTCTACGACACAGGTGTCTACGTGGTCAACGGCTCCGATATCCTGCCGGAAAGAGAAATCGAAAAATCGCAATCCGCGCTTGATGGAGTGGATAAAGATGAAGTGAATGGAGTGGTTTTCAACCGTGAAGAGGCGAAAAAGGGCACAATAACCTATTCGATTCTAGTCACTCACAATAAGGGCGACAAGGAAAACGGGAAAAACGAGAAAAACGAGAAAAATTTGGAAATCGGGTTCGACTCCCTCACTTCCCATGATATCACCTACGTCGGCATCATCCAGACGGCGCGGGCCAGTGGAATGGAGCAATTCCCTTTGCCCTTCGTGATGACGAATTGTCATAACAGCCTCTGCGCGGTGGGTGGGACGATCAACCAAGACGATCACATGTTCGCGCTCTCGGCCGCTCAAAAATACGGAGGAATTTACGTTCCTCCGCATCTGGCGATTATCCACTCGTACAACCGGGAGATGATGGCGGGTTGCGGCAAGATGATTCTGGGTTCGGACAGCCACACCCGCTACGGCGCCCTGGGCACAATGGGCGTGGGGGAAGGAGGGGGCGAACTCGCCAAACAGTTGCTGGGCAAGACTTACGACCTCCCGTACCCCGAAGTTGTGGGGGTCTTCCTGACCGGAAAGCCCCGGAGGGGGGTGGGGCCCCACGACGTGGCTCTCTCCCTTATCAAAGCGGTTTTCGAGAATGGATACGTCAAAAACAAGGTGATGGAGTTCCTGGGGGACGGGGTGGCGAACCTGTCGGTGGACTACCGCAACGGCATCGACGTCATGACCACTGAGACAACCTGTTGGAGTTCCATTTGGAAAACGGACGACAAGGTCTGCGAATATCTCACAGCTCATGGACGGGAGGAAGATTACAAAGAACTCGCGCCTCGCGGAGTCGCTTATTACGACGGGATGATCCACGTGGATCTTTCCGAAATCGAACCGTGCATCGCGATGCCTTTCCACCCAAGCAACGTCTACACTATACGTGAGCTCCAAAAACACGCGCCGGAGATTTTGGCTGAGGCCGAGGAGAATGGCGCGAAAATTTTAGGAATTTCAACCCTCGACTTCAAGTTGCGAGGCAAGTTCAAAAACGGCGGTATTTTCGTCGATCAGGCCATTGTGGCGGGATGTTCCGGAGGTATTTACGAAAACGTCATGGCTGTGGTCGACACCCTGGGCGACGCGTCCATCGGCAACGGCGCTTTTTCCATGAGCTTATACCCCGATAGCCAGCCATCGTATGTGGAGTTGAGCCGAAACGGTGCCATAGCGAAGCTCATGAGCGCTGGCGTCATCGTGCGTTCGGCTTTTTGCGGTCCCTGTTTCGGCGCTGGAGATACCCCGGCGAACGGGGAGTTTTCCATTCGCCACACGACTCGCAATTTCCCGAATCGCGAGGGTTCCAAGCCCGGAGAGGGGCAAATTGCCTCTGTGGCCTTGATGGACGCGCGCTCGATCGCCGCCACCGCCATGAACGGCGGACGGCTGACCGCGGCGGACGAACTGGAAACCCGTTACGGAAGACATTCCTTCTTTTTCGACCGAAACGTTTACATGAAACGCGTGTATGACGGAACAGGGAAACCCCTGCCCGACTCTCCTCTGGTGTTCGGCCCCAACATCAAAGACTGGCCGAAAATCTCCTCGCTGGCCGATGATCTGCTGGTCAAAATCGCGTCTTACATCACGGATCCTGTAACGACGACGGACGAGTTAATTCCCTCCGGGGAGACTTCATCTTATCGCTCGAACCCTCTGCGCCTGGCCGAGTTCACCTTGAGCCGCAAAGACGCCGGTTACGTGGAGAGAGCGAAAAACGCGCGCGCAATGGAAGAGACAAGGGACAAAGGAGCAAATTCGGCCGAGTTCATCGAAATTTGCCGAAAAATCATGGCGATACCGGGCTGCCAAGGCGTGGACCCAAAGCGTATGAGTATCGGCAGCGCGATATACGCCAACAAACCCGGAGACGGGTCCGCACGGGAGCAGGCTGCCTCGTGCCAAAGAGTTTTGGGCGCGTCCGCCAACCTAGCCAAGGAATACGCGACTAAACGTTACCGCTCCAACCTGATCAATTGGGGTATTATCCCCTTCTTGACCGAAGACGCAACGCGTTTCAAGCTAGGCGACTATCTCATTTTCCCCGGAATAAAAAAAGCGTTGACGGAAAAATCCGATGATATAAAGGCCTACGTCATCGGGGAAAAAATCGTGAGAATCCATTTGACGATCGGGAATTTGACAGACGTTGAACGCCAAATCCTGATAGACGGCTGCCTCATCAATTATTATAGAAATTCTTGA
- a CDS encoding SLC13 family permease, giving the protein MISVYIISAIMAAIALGYVTKINTGIFAIAFAYLLGCFVLDLSPGEIVRMWPVSIFFVILAVSLFYNFALLNGTLEKISARILYSCRRAPYLLPFIIYFSAAFIAALGAGFFSVLAFSAPIALILCDKLKVSKLIGAIAVNCGALSGANFMTSGSGVVFRGLMDNAGYTPDSFRYSAVVFVASIIFSLLLIAGFFFLSGGGKNMARIEDMDKPEKFNKKQIFNLYLMFIMIILILVPPLAHIIAPDNATITFLNARVDVGLIAFVMAVIALLFKLAPQKEVIAKIPWETLIMICGVGMLIAVAIKAGTINLLSSWVSSNISVTFIPVAFGVIGAFMSFFSSTLGVVCPALFPLVPAVAQATGISPMILFTCIVIGSQSSAISPFSSGGSLILGACSKDDERAALFPKLIFVAVPSSVSFAAAFCFVVSLLL; this is encoded by the coding sequence ATGATAAGTGTTTACATTATATCGGCGATCATGGCAGCCATAGCGCTGGGGTATGTCACCAAAATCAACACGGGCATTTTCGCCATCGCGTTCGCGTACCTGCTGGGGTGCTTCGTGCTCGACCTGAGCCCTGGAGAGATTGTGAGAATGTGGCCCGTGAGTATCTTTTTCGTCATCCTCGCGGTCTCGCTGTTTTATAATTTCGCCCTTCTCAACGGCACGCTGGAAAAAATTTCCGCGCGTATCCTATATTCCTGCAGACGAGCGCCTTACCTGCTTCCCTTCATTATTTATTTCTCCGCCGCGTTCATCGCCGCTTTGGGCGCCGGTTTCTTCTCGGTTTTGGCCTTCTCCGCGCCCATCGCGCTGATTCTCTGCGATAAACTCAAGGTGAGCAAGCTGATCGGAGCCATAGCCGTGAATTGCGGGGCCTTGAGCGGCGCCAACTTCATGACCAGCGGTAGCGGCGTGGTTTTCAGGGGGTTGATGGATAACGCCGGGTACACTCCAGATTCGTTTCGGTATTCCGCCGTGGTGTTCGTCGCGTCCATAATTTTTTCGCTGTTGCTGATAGCCGGGTTTTTCTTCTTATCCGGAGGCGGCAAGAATATGGCACGCATCGAGGACATGGATAAACCCGAAAAATTCAACAAAAAACAGATCTTCAATTTGTATTTGATGTTCATTATGATCATCTTGATTCTGGTCCCGCCCCTGGCCCATATCATAGCGCCGGACAACGCGACGATAACTTTTCTCAACGCCAGAGTCGATGTGGGACTAATCGCGTTTGTTATGGCGGTGATCGCGTTGCTTTTCAAATTGGCCCCACAGAAGGAAGTAATAGCAAAAATCCCTTGGGAGACGCTGATCATGATTTGCGGTGTGGGCATGTTGATCGCCGTGGCCATAAAGGCCGGTACAATAAACTTATTGTCCAGTTGGGTCAGCTCGAATATTTCCGTGACTTTCATCCCCGTCGCTTTTGGGGTAATCGGCGCTTTCATGTCCTTCTTCAGCAGTACCCTGGGCGTGGTCTGCCCCGCTTTATTCCCGCTGGTTCCCGCCGTCGCGCAAGCCACCGGCATTTCACCTATGATCCTTTTCACGTGTATCGTCATAGGCTCGCAATCGTCCGCCATATCGCCGTTTTCCTCAGGAGGCAGCTTGATTTTGGGAGCTTGCTCAAAAGACGATGAGCGCGCGGCGCTTTTCCCGAAACTCATTTTCGTCGCTGTCCCGTCCAGCGTGTCTTTCGCGGCGGCGTTCTGTTTCGTCGTCTCTCTTCTTTTATAA